The sequence TGACTATATTTTCAATCTTTTATATTAAACATTATTTGTATTAAGAATATCTGTTTGTCGGCCCTATCATGCATTTTATCTAACATAAGAGAGGACAATGATGATGCATAATTTTTAGTTTGCTCGTCGTACATAATAGCAAAATTTCCTTATCGATTCAAATGTTTTGAGTCCTCTCTTCGCGGTACTACTTGCTAATCACCACTAATTTGTAAAATAGGTGTGTCCTTTTTCTCTTTGTAATCCataatattttaactttttttattgaaataattatatattaagctTAAAGATTTAAGCCTGTTTGGTTAAACTCTTGGTTGCTGTTTACTATTATTGgtagatattaattaattttcattctaACTTTTTATGGTACATACATTATTTGTATTAAAAATAGCTTTCTGTTAATTTCACTGTTAATTTCATCACACACTTTGATATTACATCGTGTTTAGCATCCGTCTAAAACTAAGAGATGACTATGATGATATATAATCTTTACTTCACTCGTGTATAATGAGAAAAATTGTCTTGCCGACCTACCACCCACGTGTTTTGACGCCAGTGAGTAGACGCATCATAGCTGACCACCTAAAGTCAACAATAGCGAAAATCGAATCCCATTGAAAAGATGTAAGAGTAAATTCTTATCCCTAAAGGTTACACTCATCAAGTCAATCTCGTCAAGCATGACCAACCACTTCCTTAGCTACTTCACAATTCCGTGCAACTAATAAAAGTAGGAGAAGTTGCTTGGCCAAGTCTACCGGCTACAGATGCTAATGTGTCTACTGCTATAGTTTCTGATGCCGGCGAAGAAATTATATCCCTCACCAACCCCGCTATATCCTTTCATTTCAAATGAATCACTCCCAGCTAAGGGCGGATGTAGGGGGGTCAAATGGGGTatttgccccccccccccccccccccccgccttcatcccattaaaaaaaatagtccaaaaataagggttaaagtgcaaaaatacccctaatattttgggtcaggagcaattttatccctaatgctaaaatgatacaattttatccctaatgttggaagtcaagagcaattttaccccctaacgttgataaattgggtcaatttgagaaataattcatcaaactttcttctcggtcatgaataatagtgtctgaaattgatccaatttatctacgttaggggtaaaattgtgtaaattacatatgtggtgtacaacctttacccgtaattacactttggtgtacaaccaaaattttatcacactaaacactacaaccttttagtgacctcccactaaagtgtacagcaggtaaaaatgaccggtcaacgcgtcACCTCAGCTTTAACCAgtcaaaaaatcaaaaaaaatccaaccacttaatataaaattacttctatacCCCTATCTCTCtatatcttcatcttcttcctctatttctttctctctcttcaaatttctttctctctctaacctctccCTTTATATTTCTTTatctctctaacctctctccATAAAATCAATACCATAAAATCTTTGGATTCATACATAATAGATCATAGATGAATACACTTATATCATATTATAAGCCAATAATAACATAAGCTATAAAACTCCTCTGATTTAGAGAAAAATATCTACTTTTTCTCGCACATTTTGACATTTGTTAGGAGTCTACTTCTGATATCAATTTCATACAACTTTCATCTTCCATTAAAGCCCACGAGCTGCTCTTTTTCCCCCTTTCTTTTTATCCCCTTCTTTTGATGTATAAAAGTCTCACCATTGCAAAAGCTTAGAGCTTTAACTTAATTAATCCCTTCAAAGTGAAGCTTCACTAGTCAAAAGCGAATTGATATTGATAGCTCTCGAATTCGAATCCTCTCCTTTAGCAAACACAAACAGCCGGAGCCTGGCGGCGCGTGGATTCGAATTCAGCAAAATCCGATCGTATTCTTCAATCATATTCTCAATATCCTCATCCGTTGTTATAGAAATTAAAGCATCTAGATCTTCATTCGGTAACTGATACTTCACAGTCAAATTCGAAATTCctgaattgaaaatttaaaacgAGATTAACGAATTTCAAATTGCAACCCAATCCAATCTAATTCAGAGCTTGGATAACTTACCTGAGAGCTGGGATAACTTGGAGATGAAAGCAGAGTAAGTAGTGGAACGGTGGACGGCGACGATTCGAGTATCGCCGCCAACATAACGGAGTTGATTGTCGTGCGGACGAGGAAGAATCTTACCGTTAAAGCTGCACATGAATCGGACACGGGTGTCTTGGGAGGCATAGTGTTCGGAGCAGGGAGAGGATGCGACGGAATCGGTGGCGCGGGAATCCAGCTCCGGTGGATGAAGCGCTGCCATGGGTGTGTATCGGGTTGTGTGTTAGAGATATATAGAATCACTTTTACGCGTTGATTGACTTCTCCACTTTGAGAAGGAATGTTTTGTTATTATATATGGTGGTGAGTTTGAAGACAATAATTTCAGACCATTTTTACTGTAAAAGATTCCTTGATTGGATAATTAATAGTAAGGTAATATAAAGCGGGGTAACAGACTTAATTGGAGAGAGGTTACAGAGATAAAGAAATTCAAAGAgggaggttagagagagaaagaaaattgaagagagagaaatagagggaagaagatgaagatatgGAGTGATAGGGgtatagaagtaattttatattaagtggttgaatttttttgactttttgaccggtcaaagctgaggtggcacgttgactgagcattgaccggtcatttttacctactGTACACTTTAGTAGGAGGTTactaaaaggttgtacagtttagtgtgacaaaattttgattgtacaccaaagtgtgattacgagtaaaggttgtacaccacgtatgtaatttacccgtttaaaattggtgcaaaattacaaaattgatatgcaattggtgcaaaatcaaagaaaaaaattactatattttataatagtatctgaaattgatccaatttatcaatgttagggataaaattgttcttggctataaacattaggggtaaaattgcaccattttagatgttaggggtaaaattgcacctgacccaaaacgttagggatatttgatgcgtaacaacccgagaatcccggaaatggatgattacgagtcagaaacattataatttacgttttttatcaaaaaaatcatgaaaataatgcatgtcAATTGaatgattttgcatttttcgtcaccaaaaattgaacaattttgtattttttgtcataaaaaattaaacaattttacattttttttctaaaatatttttacgtagaattttgcccccctccctcaaatcctggattcgccactgcTCCCAACGGTCGGGCAAGTTACGAGCGAGCCTCTCTCTTCATTACTATTTGCTAATCACCATTCATTTGTGAAAATCCATTTGAATAgttatgttttttctttttttctttttgaatgaATGAGTTTAGTTTCATTTAGATAACTACGTAAGAGACTTAAAACCTATTTgtacaacaaaaaaaaagacataCTTTACATGTAAAATTAACACAGTTAACACGTAATCAAATCAATATACATCACATTAGCACAaaagtaaaagtaaaaaaaaaaaaaaaaaaaacaaacaaacaaactaaTGTGCTTCCACACATTGTCAAACTGGAAAAAAatgtccaaaagtaattttgctAAAAACAATGATCTTTAAGTTTGATACTAAAAATAAccgttaacaacctcaaaatgaaatattctaaaaattaaaatcgtTCAATACCATATTTagtattgaaaaaaaaaatgtattttcaaaatcatcatttttgaagGTTTCTTTTACtaaaacattaattttctctctcattatcaaacaacacctaaatgacctcaaaattaaaaagttagagaaataaaattctttaaaatatcataaagtctttgaatttttcaattttaaagtcATCTAACTCTCATTAAAATTGTAAAATCCTTATTTTCAGTAAAATCGTTTGAGCTAAAATCAACATCTTAATGTGCAGAACATATTATGTTAGCAAAGACTAATAATCAACACCTTAATGTGCTGAcatattatgttagcaaaaactAACACCATTAACCGAATTCATTCTTTTACATTATTACTAAATGTAAAATGCAAACTCCTTTTACTAATAATTAGACCTATCCACAAGTCCGAATACCCACTCGGCCCGCCCAGGCCCTtaataaaaattgaacttagacCCAACTCAGCCCAACTAAAGCCCACCTTTATTTTTTGAATAGGTttggaattaaaaacaaaaaaagcacGAACCGGCCTAACCCGGTCTGTCTATtaatactaattaataaatttatatattaaatatttatttttaaatataatgtttattttttataattaaaaactatatatatatttaagtgGGTTTATATGGATTGGGCTTGGAAGCCCGAACCCAGCCCGGCCCGAACCTGCCTAAATTAATAGCGGGCTGAGCTAGGCTTGGACTgaacatttttatctaaaaaccCGATAGGCCCGGCCCGACCCATGACCAGGTAATAATGTAAAATGCAAATTTCTTACAACACATCTTTCAAGGTCGCAATTACACGAGAGCACATAATTGTGTATAGAAGAGTATAGAACCTGGAAAACATGAATCAGATAACCCAATGCAATACAACAATCAAAACATCTATGATGAAGCAGGTTGTCTGTAAATGGGGTTGTCGTATCAGAAATTGACAGCGAGAACGAGAAGTATATTAAGGAAGTTTAAACAACATTTACAACATATTTTATATAAGACAGTTTACAGATTAACAAGAAGTTGGGATTTCTAGCTACCTCAAGAGAGCAATACATAATCTAGATTtggataatatataatataatatatagtttctATTCTACAGGCTGAAATATGCAAAATAACATTTGTTTTCTCCATCTTTCTATCCTTTCATAGAAGATTCCATTGTTCTGTTTCCTTCATTAGCTAACAAATCTCCACTCTAATCTGCCCAAATTACCAATATCAGCACCGTTCATATGGACCTtgatgaccaaatgaatttggttattCACCGTAGATCtatgcttattaaatctaagtcttaggatgctttgaatctccactcTAATAAGTCCAGATCTAGCAGTGAATAACCAAATACtacatggtcattaaggtccatgtgatcaaaatCGGGAAACCATGCCCTAGAAACAGCTACATTACTACATGATCAAGTAAATTGTACAGTCGCTGAAGTTTGGGGTCTGACTGACAAAAGTCATTAAACATGATCatgaaaccaattgaactaaaagtttaatCTCATAGTTAAGGAGGCTCGATAATAgcatttatattaatctctaatacCCTGCATGCGAATGTCCACTGAACTTGAAGCATGTACAAAATAGGTCCAGCCTACCATTTGTTCAGATTTAATCAATAAATGGGGCTATCAGTAATTGAACCTCGACAACTTGGTCTAAGAAGTTCTGATAACATGTTAAGGAACTAGTTGAACTAAAAGCATAAACTGATAGTTAAAgacccaattcatattaatatctgacacatcCCCGCACATGCACGCTAATGTCAATTGGGCTTGAAGCGTgaacaacacaggcccatcttaccatgtgttgaaattaaatcaacaaatggggTTGCTAGGAATCAACCCATAGCATGTCATGGAACTAACTGAACTAAAAAcctaagctgatagttaaatcCCAATAAtagcatttatatttatatctgACGTCATTTTCTTTCAATAGAAAAAAGAATGAACTTTACATTTGAATAAAATCGTTACGTCCAATTTGTGTACAAAAAATCACCAGAATATTGATGTGACATGGAAGATAGTTGATTATATACTAACTAAGAGCCATGGCGGACAAGGATGTGGTTTTTTAAAATCTTTTTTGTGGTTTAGGATGTCTCGCATGGATGCCTACCACGTGTTTTCCGTAATTAGCATATACTCAACTGTCTTGCCGTAATTAGCATATACTCAACTGTCTTCTATGTCATGTAAACATTCTGATGGGgtttttttatacaaattggCCGGAACgactttattaaaatcaaatgtGAAATTCAGTAATTTTATAGAAAGAAAACGAAGTTTAATGACTTGTGAAACAGACTCCAAACTTCGATAACCATTAAGCGGATTTTATCCCTACATGATCAGGTGATCATACAGAAGCAGTGTCACAGTTAGAAGTCATACCTCAACGGGCCAAGAAGCGCACGACAACACACGTAATATTGTCCGCGCTGCCTCGCTGGAATGCTTCCTGCATCAGTCTCTTTGCGGCCTGCTCTGGGTCATCAACTGGTCTAGTCATTTCAACAGCTTCCTGAGAAAAAAAAGAATGTAAGTATCAACTCACTGTGTTCTAGACGAAAATGATTTGAGCTCCGAAATGAAATCCAGCCTCCATCGTATGAAAGAGGAGGATGGGATCAGGCAAACCTCATTGGTCACGACATCCCATAATCCATCACTTGCGAGGATAAGAAACTCAAGCGAGCTGTCAACTTTCTCTTCCTGCAGTCACAGAAACTTCAGTTGTTAAAGCCTAAAAGTCTTTGATATTCCAATGTACAAATTTTTTAAATGAAGACTGAAATCATGTTACAACATTTTAAAATTCCATGGTACTGTCATAGCATTGGTAGAAATAAAGATCAGGAAAAAGCATCT comes from Euphorbia lathyris chromosome 8, ddEupLath1.1, whole genome shotgun sequence and encodes:
- the LOC136202161 gene encoding RAF-like serine/threonine-protein kinase PRAF is translated as MAALHPPELDSRATDSVASSPCSEHYASQDTRVRFMCSFNGKILPRPHDNQLRYVGGDTRIVAVHRSTTYSAFISKLSQLSGISNLTVKYQLPNEDLDALISITTDEDIENMIEEYDRILLNSNPRAARLRLFVFAKGEDSNSRAININSLLTSEASL